The bacterium genome includes the window GAAGGTGCAACCACTAAATTTAGAACATATCCCGATAAAAAGACATATTGGCTTAGACTTCATAACGAAGCTCAGGAAATATTTAAAGTAACTATGTCAACTAAAGATGCAAGATTGATAGTATTTAAAGCCGGCCTGGGTAATTTAGCCCGATATACACACGGCCATTATAAAAATACTATCACCTTCTCTCTAATGCCATCAATTATCTGAGGAAATTTAAAAATGAAGAAAAAAATTATACCTTTAATTTCTTTAGTCTGTATTTTAGCATATAACAATATATTTGCTCAACAATTACTCTCATTTATTGGAAAATGGCCTGACGATGCTATTATTTATCGATTTAATTCACCAGGTGATATAGGTGTTGATTCACAAGGTAATGTTTATGTTGTAGATACCGCAAATCATCGCCTTCAAAAATTTGATTCTATGGGAAATCTAATTACCATCTGGGGGAAAAAAGGTAATAATAGAGAAGAATTCCTTGCTCCTGAAGGAATAGGTATTGATAAAAATGACAATATCTATGTAGTTGATACAGGGAATAATCGTATCCAAAAATTTAGCTCTGATGGAAAATTACTTCAGATATTTGGTAGTTTTGGGGACGATTATGGTGAATTCAAATTACCGCAGGATATTGTTGTTGATTCAGAATTTAATATTTATGTTCTGGATACAAATAATAATCGTATCCAAAAATTTAGTAATACAGCCGCTTTCCTTATGGCGTTTGGCGGTTATGGAACCGAAACCGGGAAATTCTCCAGTCCACAAAGTATAACTTTAGATATAAATGATTCTATCTATGTTGCGGATACAAATAATAATCGTATCCAGAAGTTTGATAAAAACGGTAATTTTATACGAAGTTGGGGCATAAAAGGAAATCAAGACGGTGAGTTTGATTACCCAACAGGAATAAATGTGGATAAAATTACCGGGCAGATTTATGTCGTTGATACGACAAATAGACGAATACAGGTTTTTGATGTAAATGGTGGTTTTGTGAAAAAATTTGGGGAAAGAGGTGAAGGATTAGGAAAATTCGAATCTCCTAAAGGAATAGTTATTAACAGTTCAGGTAATGTATATGTCTCAGATAAAGTAAATAATTGTATTCAAAAGTTTGATGAAACAGCTACTCCTCTTGAGATGTGGAGTGAATATAGTTATGAGCCAGGAAGGTTCAATTCTCCATTTGGGATTGATAGGGATTCTCAAAATAATATCTATGTCGCTGATTCTAATAATCATCGCATCCAACAATTTGATAAAAATGGTAATTTTATTAGATGGTGGGGTGGTAAAAGCACCCCAGTTATGGAGCCTGGTAAATTCTGGAATCCTTATGGGATACTGGTAGATACAAAGGATAATAATCGGGTATATGTGGCGGATACGGAAAATTGCAGAATTCAAGTATTTGAAAATGGAAATTTTATCCGCAAATGGGGCAAATACGGCTCTATGGAAGGAGAGTTCATATCACCTTATGACTTAGCGGTTGATTCTACAGGCTTGATTTATGTCGTAGATAAAGATAATCAACGCATACAGGTCTTTACTAAACAAGGTGTTTTCAAAAAACAGTGGTCCACTTTACTTAATCCTGAAACAATTAGTATCCCTGTAAATATAGAGATTGATTCTAAAGATAAAGTCTATGTTGTGGATATTAAAAATCATTGTGTTAAAGTATATGATAAAGATGGTAATTTTATTAAAAAAATTGGTGAGAATGGACAGGATGACGGCGAGTTCAATAGCCCTTTTGGAATTGATATTGATGTAAGTGATAATCTTTATATCGTAGATAAGGGAAATAATCGAATACAGGTATTTGATGCCAATGGTAATTTTATTTCTACCTATGGACATTACGGAGATAATGATGGTGAGTTTAATTCACCAAGAGGAATTACACTTGATAATGAAAATAATATTTATATCGTTGATACTGGAAATCAACGAGTCCAGAAGTTTGAAAATGAGATTAATCAAAATAATCCTGTTCCTAATTCAGAAATAAACGCCTATAATTTTCCAAATCCATTTAATCCTAATCTACGACAGACAACGATTACTTATACCATTGGAACAACACAACCAATCACGATTAAAATTTATAATATAGCCGGTGAACTAATTAGAACCTTACTTGATTCTGCACAACGACCAGCCGGACAATGTCAGGATAAATGGGACGGCAAAAACGATGATAATGAAATAGTCTCAGAAGGCGTTTATATCTGCGTGATTAAAACTCAAGATGCCACAACAAAGTTTAAAATTGCGGTAGAAAAGTAAAGGAAAAATCAAATGAAAAAGATATTATTCTCTTTATTAGTTTTATTAGTTTTATTCTCTGTAACTGAGGCAAAAAGTCAAGGAAAAAGCGGAGCGACATTTCTAAAAATAGGTGTTGGTGCCAAACCGACAGCAATGGGTGGAGCTTTTGCCGCCGTCGCCGATGACTCAACAACCATCCACTATAACCCTGCCGGATTAGCCCTGTTCGAAAATAAAGAATTATCCTTTACCCATATCGCCTGGTTTGAAAAGATTAACTACGAATACTTAACTTATATCAACCCATTATCACAACTAAATTTGCCTGGTGTTTTTGCCACTAATCTGTCCTATCTTGGAATAAATGATATTAAAGAATATGACCAAAATCAAACTTACCTTGGAGAATTTAAAGCATCCGATTTGTTACTTAATCTCACTTATGCCAGGACAATAAAACCTAATCTTTATTCAGGACTGAATTTAAAATATGTTAATCAAAAAATTAAATCATCAAGAAGTGCCCTTGTGACAGATTTAGGATTATTATATAACACATCTATTAAAAATCTAACTTGTGGACTGACACTCCAAAATTTTCTCCCACTTTTTAATAATTTTAAAGATAACCTGCCTTATAATATTAAATTAGGTGCCTGTTACAGATTGTTAACAAACAAAATACTCACTCTGGCAATGGATGTTGATTTACCTAACAATGATAATGGACTGAGATTACATTTAGGTGCTGAATATCGGTATCCGGAAATGGAAAATATCGCTATTAGACTGGGATATAAAACAGGTGTTGATTGTGGTAACTTAAGTTTCGGTTTTGGAGTAAATTACGATAAATATAAACTTGATTATGCCTATTCTTCTTACAATGACCTCGGTAATGTTCATCAACTTTCTCTTAATATGAAGTTTGAAAGTTTAAAGTCGAAAGTCCAGAATGAAAGCCTAAAACCTGAAATCCAAAGTTCAGAAAACAAAATCCAAAATACTAATGTCCTCTCCCCCTCTACCTCTTCGGACTCAAAGCCCAATGTGGTTTTTGAGTCCGAAGAGAAGAGGATAATTGAATATGTCGAATCTGAAAAAGAAACGATACAAAAAATAGAAACCGTAGAAAAACCGGTCATAGAAGAATTTGAAGAAGACCAGAAACAAGAAGACCCTTTACCAGAGCCAGAATCCAAAATCCAGGATTCAGAAGAATCAGATGCTCTAAAACCTGAAGAAGTTAGAGCCAAAGTAACCATAGGAGGAGATGAAATATGAGATATTTAGTTTTGACCCTGACATTGCTTGGGGTAATGTTAATAATGAATAATAGGAATGTCTGCACTGAGGAAAATGCCTATTTCTATTTTAATCAAGGAGAAAAGTATCGAGCAGAAAAAAACTATGAAGCGGCAATCTCTATGTATAAAAAGGCAATAAAATTAAATCCTGACTACGATATCACCTACAATAATCTTGGCTGTGCTTATTATGAAAAAGGACAGTTTGATGAGGCAATTGCTAATTATAAAAAGGCATTAGAATTTAACTTAACGACAAAAGTTACACATAGTAATCTTGCCTGTGCTTATTATTATAAAGGGATGTTTGATGAGGCAATTGAGGAGTTCAAAAAGGAATTAGAAAATAACCCTGTATGCGTTGACTCGTTAAATGGTCTTGGTTGTGCTTATTATAACAAAAAAATGTATGAGGAGGCAATAAAATGGTTCAAAAAGGCACTTGAAATTAACCCGGATTATACCTCTGCTAAAAATAAGTTAGCCTCAGCAAAAAAGGCGATTGAAAAAGAAAATTATTGCAAATACTACAATTCAGGTATTGACCAACTATCTCAACAAAAATATGAAGATGCCATCTCAAGTTTTAACCAGGCACTCGAATATACCACAATGGATTATGAAAAGACACTGGTAAAAGAAAAGATAAAATCTGCACAAGACAACTTAAATAAGATAAGAATAAGAGAAAATTACTTCAGATGCTACAATTCAGGTATTGACCAGTTTGCTCAACAAAATTGGGAACAGGCAATTTTGAACCTTAATCAAGCACTTGAATACGCCGCCACCGATGAAGAAAAGATAATGATAAAAGAAAAGTTAAAATCTGCACAAATTGGTTTGAATAAACGGAAAGTTAAAGCAAACTACTGGAAGCGGTATAATTCAGGAATTGAACAGATGGCTCAAAAAAGATGGGAAAATGCCATTAATGACTTTAATAACGCCCTTAAATATGCCACTACCGCCGATGAAAAAGGAAAGATAACCGTCCAATTAAATCAGGCAAAAAGGTCTTTGAATGAGACAAAACGCCAGGAAACCTACCATAAATGGTATAATTTAGGAATGAGCCGAATAGCTCAAAATAGATGTAAAGATGCAATGGAAAATTTTAGTCAGGCACTTAAATACGCTATTACCGATGAAGAAAAGATAATGGCACAAAAAAAGATAGATGAAGTCAGAACAATTCTGGAAAAATCCCAACAATCTAAAGCCATCGCCTCTTTAAAAACTCCAGAAACCCCAGTAGAGATAAAGCAAAAAGTATTAATCAAAGAAAATAAACCATGGAAATTTAATGTAAGTGATATTGCCTCGGTTTTATTGATAGTTATTTTAGGGTTATCCATTTTGCCACAATCAAATTCTATAAAAGCAAAAATTTATCTCTGGCAAAAAAAATATGACCAAGCGGCTTCAATCTATGAAGAGGCAATATCAAAAGGGAAAAAAGTCTGGCTTTATCCAGCATTAGCAGAAATTTATCTGAAATTAGACCAGGTAGATGAAAAGGCTATAAAAGTCTATGACAAAGCGATATTCCTTGATGCCGGTAATCGAAAAATGATTAGAATTGTTGCAGATTATTATATGAAGAAAAAGAGACCCGGAGAACGAGCAATTGAAATTTTTGAAGAGGCATTAAAATTTGACCCAAATAATATTCATATATTGAATATTCTTGGAAAAACATATTGTAATTATGGAGAGGAGGCAAAGGCAATTGATGTTTTTCAAAAATTATATGAATTAGGACATAGAGATGAAACTGTGGTAAAAAATCTGGCAAAGGTATATCTGAAAGAAGATAGATTGGATAATGAGGCAATTCCAATCTATGAGGAGGCAATGAAATACGAACCAGAAAATCATGATTTGATTATTGCCTTGAGCCAGGCATATATAAATCAAGGAATGAGGGATAAAAGAACAGTAGATATTTACAGGAAGTCTGTTGGTTTATGCTCAAACTTAGTCAAAACTTATAAAGAAAAAAATGATTTCGATAAAGCACGGCGATACGCAGAAATAGCCTACAAAATAGTTTATTGCTATTCATCAGGAATAGTCGATAGTTTAGTTCGCGAAAGCGTCATGGGGGTCTTGAATAAATTGTAATTGGTAAGTATTTAACCAGTTATCAAATAAAAAGGAGGAGAAATTAAATTGAAAGAGAATATAAGAGAAAAAATAATGATGATTATATTTATTTTGGGTTTATTATTAACTCAAACAAGTTGTGCCAATCAACAAGTGGAAGCAAAAATACCCAGAAATTTAATTCAATCTTTAAAATCTACGGATGCTGAAGTTCGTAAGCAAACAGCAATTATCTTAGGCGAATCAGGAAATAAAAAGGCAGTAAAACCATTGATTCAGGCTTTAAAAGATGAAGATTGGCAAGTGAGACGAGAAGCAGTCAAGGCACTGGGTAAATTAAAGGATGACCAGGCATTAAAACCGTTAATTGATAAACTAACAGATTCACATTGGGTAGTGCAGGGTAATGCCGCCTGGGCACTGGGTGAAATAGGAGGTGACCGGGCATCTAAAGCTTTAATTACCGCACTATCCCATAAACAACCTTTTGTTAGAGAAAATGCGGCTAAATCAGCTGGCAAACTTAAGATTCAAGAGGCAATAAAACCATTGATTAACCTGCTGAAGGATGAGGATAGTCAGGTTCAACAATCAGCCACTGAGGCACTTTCGCAAATAGGCAATCCTCAACCCCTGATTGAGGCATTGGATAGTAAAAATATACTTGTTCGCTGGCATGCAGGTGAGGCTTTAGGAAATATTGGTGATAAAAATGCAATTAAATATCTCCTGCCTTTATTAAAAGAGGAGGATAAAAATCTTCGACTTAATATCGCCTTTGCTCTTGCTAAATTAGGAAATAATGACGGCATAGAAATGTTAATTAATAGTTTAAAAGAGGAAGACGAAGAGGTAAAAACTTATGCCGCACTTACACTCGGCAAAGTAGGTGATAAAAGGGCAGTAGATGACCTGATTGGACTTTTAAATGATTCAAACATAAATATTAAGGCACAGGCAATATCTGCGTTAGGAAATATAGGAGAGGAAAAGGTAATATCACATCTTATACCCCTCTTAAATGATAAAAACGCATTTATTCAACAATTGAGTAGTAATGCCCTGATAAAAATAGGCGAACCTTCAATAAAACCTTTGATGTTTGGCTTACAAAATGCCAGGGAGAAAACTTTAAAAAACACCATTACAAATACTTTAATAAAAATAGGCACATCCGCTATTACACCTTTAATTGAGCTAAATGAGACTAAGACTATAGAAAATGACGAAACACAATGGTATATCGGAATCGCCTTAGGTGAAATTGGAAAAACAGGCAACGACCAAATTTTTAATTCATTAATTACTACTTTAACTTCTGAAAATTGGTATGCACGAGGCGGGGCAGTCATTGGGCTGGGGAAAATGAAAAATAAACAGGCACTTGAACCATTGATTAAGATTTTAAAAAATGACTCAAATAAAACTGTCCGTATGACCGCGATTGAATCACTGGCTAAAATAGATTATAAAAACAAAAGGATAATGAATGTGTTAGTCTCTGCCTCAAAAAACGATAATGACCCGGGTGTCCGAACATTTGCTAAAGGGATTATTAATGCACTGAAAACGATAAAAGAAAATCAATAATACGAATTTCGTTAGAAACAGAAAACAGAAGATAGATATAAAGTAAAACATTATAATCTGACTTCTGTTCTCTGATAATCAGTGACTCCGAAGTTCTTAACTAACCCAATAATTAATCTTTTCATCTCGATAAATAAGAGATAAAATCATAAGGGCTTCGGAGTTTTTTTATAGCATGACCCCAAATGCCCCCCTAAAATTTCACTCCTACAGAGATATAATGATTCCTGTCCAGATCTCCACGCACTAGATATGCATAGTCTAAAGAATAACCTCGTTCGACAAATCCCAGCCCAGCAGTAAAATCTTTTGTTTCATATCCAAATGCATATCCTACTCTTAGATACACATTTAATTCACACTCTACATTTAAATATTCCATTCCCACATGAGTTTTAA containing:
- a CDS encoding HEAT repeat domain-containing protein translates to MKENIREKIMMIIFILGLLLTQTSCANQQVEAKIPRNLIQSLKSTDAEVRKQTAIILGESGNKKAVKPLIQALKDEDWQVRREAVKALGKLKDDQALKPLIDKLTDSHWVVQGNAAWALGEIGGDRASKALITALSHKQPFVRENAAKSAGKLKIQEAIKPLINLLKDEDSQVQQSATEALSQIGNPQPLIEALDSKNILVRWHAGEALGNIGDKNAIKYLLPLLKEEDKNLRLNIAFALAKLGNNDGIEMLINSLKEEDEEVKTYAALTLGKVGDKRAVDDLIGLLNDSNINIKAQAISALGNIGEEKVISHLIPLLNDKNAFIQQLSSNALIKIGEPSIKPLMFGLQNAREKTLKNTITNTLIKIGTSAITPLIELNETKTIENDETQWYIGIALGEIGKTGNDQIFNSLITTLTSENWYARGGAVIGLGKMKNKQALEPLIKILKNDSNKTVRMTAIESLAKIDYKNKRIMNVLVSASKNDNDPGVRTFAKGIINALKTIKENQ
- a CDS encoding tetratricopeptide repeat protein; the protein is MRYLVLTLTLLGVMLIMNNRNVCTEENAYFYFNQGEKYRAEKNYEAAISMYKKAIKLNPDYDITYNNLGCAYYEKGQFDEAIANYKKALEFNLTTKVTHSNLACAYYYKGMFDEAIEEFKKELENNPVCVDSLNGLGCAYYNKKMYEEAIKWFKKALEINPDYTSAKNKLASAKKAIEKENYCKYYNSGIDQLSQQKYEDAISSFNQALEYTTMDYEKTLVKEKIKSAQDNLNKIRIRENYFRCYNSGIDQFAQQNWEQAILNLNQALEYAATDEEKIMIKEKLKSAQIGLNKRKVKANYWKRYNSGIEQMAQKRWENAINDFNNALKYATTADEKGKITVQLNQAKRSLNETKRQETYHKWYNLGMSRIAQNRCKDAMENFSQALKYAITDEEKIMAQKKIDEVRTILEKSQQSKAIASLKTPETPVEIKQKVLIKENKPWKFNVSDIASVLLIVILGLSILPQSNSIKAKIYLWQKKYDQAASIYEEAISKGKKVWLYPALAEIYLKLDQVDEKAIKVYDKAIFLDAGNRKMIRIVADYYMKKKRPGERAIEIFEEALKFDPNNIHILNILGKTYCNYGEEAKAIDVFQKLYELGHRDETVVKNLAKVYLKEDRLDNEAIPIYEEAMKYEPENHDLIIALSQAYINQGMRDKRTVDIYRKSVGLCSNLVKTYKEKNDFDKARRYAEIAYKIVYCYSSGIVDSLVRESVMGVLNKL
- a CDS encoding 6-bladed beta-propeller — its product is MKKKIIPLISLVCILAYNNIFAQQLLSFIGKWPDDAIIYRFNSPGDIGVDSQGNVYVVDTANHRLQKFDSMGNLITIWGKKGNNREEFLAPEGIGIDKNDNIYVVDTGNNRIQKFSSDGKLLQIFGSFGDDYGEFKLPQDIVVDSEFNIYVLDTNNNRIQKFSNTAAFLMAFGGYGTETGKFSSPQSITLDINDSIYVADTNNNRIQKFDKNGNFIRSWGIKGNQDGEFDYPTGINVDKITGQIYVVDTTNRRIQVFDVNGGFVKKFGERGEGLGKFESPKGIVINSSGNVYVSDKVNNCIQKFDETATPLEMWSEYSYEPGRFNSPFGIDRDSQNNIYVADSNNHRIQQFDKNGNFIRWWGGKSTPVMEPGKFWNPYGILVDTKDNNRVYVADTENCRIQVFENGNFIRKWGKYGSMEGEFISPYDLAVDSTGLIYVVDKDNQRIQVFTKQGVFKKQWSTLLNPETISIPVNIEIDSKDKVYVVDIKNHCVKVYDKDGNFIKKIGENGQDDGEFNSPFGIDIDVSDNLYIVDKGNNRIQVFDANGNFISTYGHYGDNDGEFNSPRGITLDNENNIYIVDTGNQRVQKFENEINQNNPVPNSEINAYNFPNPFNPNLRQTTITYTIGTTQPITIKIYNIAGELIRTLLDSAQRPAGQCQDKWDGKNDDNEIVSEGVYICVIKTQDATTKFKIAVEK
- a CDS encoding PorV/PorQ family protein — translated: MKKILFSLLVLLVLFSVTEAKSQGKSGATFLKIGVGAKPTAMGGAFAAVADDSTTIHYNPAGLALFENKELSFTHIAWFEKINYEYLTYINPLSQLNLPGVFATNLSYLGINDIKEYDQNQTYLGEFKASDLLLNLTYARTIKPNLYSGLNLKYVNQKIKSSRSALVTDLGLLYNTSIKNLTCGLTLQNFLPLFNNFKDNLPYNIKLGACYRLLTNKILTLAMDVDLPNNDNGLRLHLGAEYRYPEMENIAIRLGYKTGVDCGNLSFGFGVNYDKYKLDYAYSSYNDLGNVHQLSLNMKFESLKSKVQNESLKPEIQSSENKIQNTNVLSPSTSSDSKPNVVFESEEKRIIEYVESEKETIQKIETVEKPVIEEFEEDQKQEDPLPEPESKIQDSEESDALKPEEVRAKVTIGGDEI